In the genome of Dehalococcoidales bacterium, one region contains:
- the rpmI gene encoding 50S ribosomal protein L35: MPKLKTHKGAKSRFHITGTGKIMRTKGMKSHLRRKKSRRVKMQFDETIPLHPSDKKRIKRLIPYGV, translated from the coding sequence ATGCCAAAGCTTAAGACACATAAGGGAGCAAAGTCCAGATTCCATATCACCGGAACTGGTAAGATTATGCGCACCAAGGGCATGAAGAGCCATCTGCGTCGTAAGAAATCTCGCAGGGTGAAGATGCAGTTCGATGAAACCATTCCTCTGCATCCGAGTGATAAAAAAAGAATTAAAAGGCTTATACCTTACGGGGTATAG
- a CDS encoding N-6 DNA methylase has protein sequence MLDSETRRRIDTARDILVGKVPDPKSQVEQITIALIYKFMDDMDAESEELGGTRTFFTGEFEKYGWSKLMSPAVGGYDLINLYSDAIQKMDTNPGIPQLFRDMFKNAYLPYRDPETLKSFLKIINDFEYDHSERLGDAFEYLLSILGSQGDAGQFRTPRHIIDFMVEVIDPKKDDVIIDPACGTAGFLISAYKHIIRYNSSNFKPDEYKIEFGGTNGRFKGDKLSTDERKKLADNIKGYDISPDMVRLSLVNMYLHGFPEPHIYEYDTLTSEERWNEYADVIMANPPFMSPKGGIKPHKRFSIQANRSEVLFVDYIAEHLKPNGRAAVIVPEGIVFQTANAYKTLRKYLVDDGILFAVISLPAGVFNPYSGVKTSILLFDKTVAKQRDEILFVKINNDGYSLGAQRKEIEGSDIPEVVNIIKDYKEGKDVPDNALTTTATKKDIAKQDYILVGDRYREAEVSNADYSTVGLGEVCEILAGNSAPQDKELFTNGIYPFFRTADVGMVHLSDNLVSSKDYLNDAGISGLKLFPKGTILFPKSGASTFLNHRAILGVDGYVSSHLACIICDANKINNKYLYHALTNIDARTLTADQAYPSLNLKQISGIKIPLPPLPVQQEIVAEIESYQKIIDGAKQVVDNYKPVIKVDPDWEIVKLGDICELNPKKSELRDLSSTTEVSFVPMANVNEHEMFFLPKETKQLSEVYSGYTYFRNNDVLLAKVTPCFENGKAGIAKNLNNGVGFGSSEFYVLRAFSETVLPDMIYYTINSSDFLLKGKDNMTGTGGLQRLTKDFVMNYLLRLPCLDIQQKIVAQIEKEQELVNSNKQLTEIYEQKIKDKIAEVWGE, from the coding sequence ATGCTTGACAGTGAAACCAGACGAAGAATAGATACGGCAAGGGATATTTTAGTCGGCAAAGTGCCCGACCCAAAATCTCAGGTAGAGCAAATTACAATTGCGCTTATCTATAAGTTTATGGATGATATGGATGCCGAATCGGAAGAACTGGGCGGAACGCGCACCTTTTTTACCGGCGAGTTTGAAAAATACGGCTGGTCAAAGCTGATGTCACCGGCTGTCGGCGGATATGATTTAATCAATCTCTATTCGGATGCCATTCAAAAAATGGATACCAACCCCGGCATTCCGCAGCTTTTTCGGGATATGTTTAAAAATGCCTACCTGCCCTATCGCGACCCCGAAACATTAAAGAGCTTTTTAAAAATAATTAACGATTTTGAATACGACCATTCCGAACGCTTGGGAGATGCCTTTGAATATTTGCTATCGATTTTAGGCAGTCAGGGTGATGCCGGGCAATTCCGTACCCCGCGCCATATCATTGATTTTATGGTTGAGGTTATCGACCCCAAAAAGGATGACGTTATTATCGACCCTGCCTGCGGTACCGCCGGTTTTCTGATTTCCGCCTATAAACATATTATCAGGTATAATTCATCCAACTTTAAGCCCGATGAATATAAAATTGAATTCGGAGGCACCAACGGTCGTTTTAAAGGCGATAAACTATCAACCGACGAACGCAAAAAATTAGCCGATAACATTAAGGGTTATGATATTTCGCCCGATATGGTCAGGCTCTCTTTGGTCAATATGTACCTGCACGGTTTCCCCGAACCGCATATTTACGAATACGATACGCTCACCAGTGAAGAGCGCTGGAATGAGTATGCCGATGTTATAATGGCAAACCCCCCGTTTATGTCTCCGAAAGGCGGCATCAAACCGCATAAACGATTCTCAATACAGGCAAACCGCTCCGAAGTGCTTTTTGTGGATTATATTGCCGAACATTTAAAACCGAACGGCAGAGCTGCCGTAATTGTCCCCGAAGGGATTGTATTTCAAACGGCCAATGCGTACAAAACGCTTCGAAAATACCTTGTTGACGATGGCATTCTTTTTGCTGTAATTTCATTGCCGGCAGGCGTATTTAACCCATATTCCGGCGTTAAAACAAGCATTTTGCTTTTTGATAAAACCGTAGCGAAGCAAAGGGATGAAATACTGTTTGTAAAAATCAATAACGACGGTTATAGCCTTGGCGCACAGAGAAAAGAAATCGAAGGCAGCGATATTCCGGAAGTTGTAAATATTATTAAGGATTACAAGGAAGGAAAAGACGTTCCCGATAACGCGCTCACAACAACAGCAACCAAAAAAGATATCGCCAAACAGGATTATATTTTAGTTGGAGACAGATATAGAGAAGCTGAGGTCTCCAATGCTGATTACTCGACTGTTGGACTCGGTGAAGTTTGCGAGATACTTGCCGGAAATTCCGCTCCACAGGATAAGGAATTATTTACAAATGGCATTTATCCCTTTTTTAGAACAGCGGATGTTGGAATGGTTCACCTTTCTGATAATCTTGTCAGCTCAAAGGATTATTTAAATGATGCAGGAATTAGTGGATTAAAGCTATTCCCTAAAGGTACGATATTGTTTCCAAAGAGCGGAGCCTCAACTTTTCTAAACCACCGTGCAATCTTAGGCGTCGATGGGTATGTTTCAAGCCATTTAGCTTGCATTATTTGTGATGCCAATAAAATAAATAATAAATACCTGTACCATGCCCTTACAAATATTGATGCTAGAACACTAACCGCAGACCAAGCTTATCCATCACTTAATTTGAAGCAAATAAGCGGAATAAAAATCCCCCTCCCCCCGCTACCCGTTCAGCAAGAAATCGTGGCGGAAATCGAAAGCTATCAAAAGATTATTGACGGCGCAAAACAGGTTGTGGATAACTACAAGCCTGTCATTAAGGTTGACCCCGATTGGGAGATTGTGAAGTTAGGCGATATATGTGAACTAAACCCCAAAAAATCTGAATTAAGAGACTTATCGAGCACGACAGAAGTGTCGTTTGTTCCAATGGCCAATGTTAATGAGCACGAAATGTTCTTTTTACCCAAAGAAACAAAGCAGCTTTCAGAAGTTTATTCAGGATACACATATTTTAGGAATAATGATGTGTTGTTAGCAAAAGTGACACCTTGTTTTGAAAATGGGAAAGCCGGAATAGCAAAAAACTTGAATAACGGTGTCGGCTTTGGCTCAAGTGAATTTTATGTATTAAGAGCATTTTCAGAAACGGTCTTGCCAGACATGATTTACTACACAATTAACAGTTCTGATTTCTTGTTAAAAGGGAAGGATAACATGACAGGAACTGGAGGTTTGCAACGATTAACTAAAGACTTTGTCATGAATTATTTATTACGCCTACCATGCTTAGATATCCAGCAAAAAATCGTTGCTCAAATCGAAAAAGAGCAGGAGTTAGTCAATTCCAACAAACAACTAACTGAAATCTACGAACAAAAAATCAAGGATAAAATCGCCGAAGTCTGGGGCGAGTAA
- a CDS encoding zf-TFIIB domain-containing protein, which translates to MNCPVCKLSMIDVEHDKIELDYCVKCKGVWFDTNELELLMEKYGLQDFDLSFLSLINKIDKKIREKKYRCPICRRSMGKVKVGPDSTLVIDICPRGDGLWFDGGEVAQLIKHTSQKQRQGFGEGQQVIDFLGEVFRI; encoded by the coding sequence ATGAATTGTCCGGTTTGTAAATTAAGTATGATTGATGTTGAACACGATAAAATCGAACTAGACTATTGTGTTAAATGCAAAGGTGTATGGTTTGATACCAACGAGCTCGAGCTCTTAATGGAAAAATACGGATTGCAAGATTTCGATTTATCCTTTTTGAGCTTAATCAATAAAATTGACAAAAAAATCCGCGAAAAGAAATACAGGTGCCCGATTTGCCGAAGGTCAATGGGCAAAGTAAAAGTTGGGCCTGATTCCACGTTAGTAATCGATATATGCCCCAGGGGTGACGGGTTGTGGTTTGACGGAGGAGAGGTTGCGCAGCTTATTAAGCATACTTCGCAAAAACAACGTCAAGGGTTTGGTGAAGGGCAACAGGTAATCGATTTTTTGGGCGAAGTTTTTCGTATTTAA
- the infC gene encoding translation initiation factor IF-3, producing MEGYKNINKELRVNEKIKCKEVRLVGEKGEQLGIMPLFQAREVAKKQGLDLVEVAPMAVPPVCRLMDFGKFKYEQTRKEREARKAQKLSLLREVRLRPKIGDHDFEAKARLAKRLLEGGDKVKLTVMFRGRENAHPELGLRLLEKMFESLKEIASVEKQPTKEGARLHLILVPLPSAVKSKIKEEEKQEEDAKA from the coding sequence GTGGAGGGATATAAAAACATAAATAAAGAGTTACGAGTAAACGAAAAAATTAAGTGCAAGGAAGTTCGCCTCGTAGGGGAAAAGGGTGAACAGCTGGGGATTATGCCTTTATTCCAAGCGCGAGAGGTTGCTAAAAAGCAGGGCTTAGACCTCGTGGAAGTGGCGCCGATGGCTGTCCCGCCTGTTTGTCGCCTTATGGATTTTGGAAAGTTCAAGTATGAACAGACCAGAAAAGAGAGAGAGGCCAGAAAAGCACAAAAACTTTCTTTATTAAGGGAAGTTAGGCTTCGCCCTAAAATAGGGGATCATGATTTTGAAGCAAAAGCCAGGTTAGCCAAGAGGCTGCTTGAGGGCGGAGATAAAGTTAAACTGACTGTTATGTTCCGCGGGCGGGAAAACGCTCATCCCGAGTTGGGTTTACGGTTACTCGAAAAAATGTTTGAATCCTTAAAAGAGATTGCTTCCGTTGAGAAGCAACCGACAAAAGAGGGTGCCAGGTTGCATTTGATATTAGTGCCCTTGCCGTCTGCCGTAAAAAGTAAAATAAAGGAAGAAGAGAAACAGGAAGAAGATGCCAAAGCTTAA
- a CDS encoding M48 family metallopeptidase, whose product MWEQIRSNRIRSAVLVIGMGALLFLIGYFLGLYFFDNALAGLILAVALWIIMTLVGFFQGDNILLASAGAKKISHDDHPRLYNIVEEMRIASGLPKTPDIYIIDDPSLNAFATGRDPNKAAVAITSGLLQHLNRDELQGVMAHEIAHIKNKDVLLMAMSSILLGTIVMLSWYGSRIMIFGGGSGSRRDSSSGGAAQGIIMILALLLMILAPIFAQLIYFAISRKREYLADASAAMYTRYPEGLASALEKLGASTGQLKSANKATAPMYIVNPFREKGRAANDLSSTHPPISDRIRILRAMGGGASFVDYEKAYKQVHKGKGSVMPASAMSLAGSSQSVPIRAPAVDDPDRLERTRETSGLMWKLNNYNTIDCSCGTKLRIPPQFHQKSVRCPHCGEVHSV is encoded by the coding sequence ATGTGGGAACAAATTAGATCTAACCGGATAAGGTCTGCGGTTCTGGTTATTGGTATGGGGGCGTTGCTGTTTCTAATCGGCTATTTTTTGGGGCTGTACTTTTTTGATAACGCTCTCGCGGGCCTTATATTAGCTGTTGCGCTGTGGATAATAATGACTTTGGTCGGTTTTTTCCAGGGCGACAATATTCTGTTGGCCTCCGCCGGTGCCAAAAAAATCAGCCATGATGACCATCCGCGCCTTTATAACATTGTTGAAGAAATGCGCATTGCATCGGGGCTGCCCAAAACCCCTGATATCTATATCATCGATGACCCTTCTCTAAACGCTTTTGCGACGGGAAGAGACCCCAATAAGGCCGCCGTAGCGATTACATCGGGTTTGCTGCAACACCTTAACAGGGATGAATTGCAAGGTGTTATGGCGCATGAGATAGCGCATATTAAAAACAAGGATGTTCTTCTTATGGCAATGTCAAGCATCCTTTTGGGAACAATTGTGATGCTGTCATGGTACGGTTCGCGCATCATGATTTTCGGGGGCGGCAGCGGTTCCCGGCGCGATTCTTCCTCCGGCGGCGCCGCTCAAGGGATAATAATGATTCTGGCTCTTTTACTAATGATTCTTGCGCCTATTTTTGCGCAGTTAATCTACTTTGCGATATCAAGAAAAAGAGAATATCTGGCCGATGCTTCAGCAGCAATGTATACCAGATACCCCGAAGGCTTGGCGTCCGCACTTGAAAAACTGGGGGCTTCAACCGGTCAATTAAAATCGGCCAACAAAGCAACCGCTCCGATGTATATCGTAAATCCGTTTCGCGAAAAGGGCAGGGCGGCAAACGACTTAAGCAGTACCCATCCGCCTATTTCGGATAGAATACGTATTTTGCGTGCGATGGGGGGCGGGGCATCCTTTGTTGATTACGAAAAGGCTTATAAACAAGTTCACAAAGGGAAAGGATCCGTTATGCCGGCATCGGCGATGTCTTTGGCCGGTTCATCTCAATCTGTTCCTATCCGCGCCCCTGCGGTTGACGACCCCGATAGGCTCGAAAGAACCAGAGAGACATCGGGCTTAATGTGGAAGCTGAATAATTACAATACTATTGATTGTTCTTGCGGAACCAAATTAAGAATACCCCCGCAGTTCCATCAAAAAAGTGTCCGCTGCCCGCATTGCGGAGAAGTCCATTCGGTTTAA
- the rplT gene encoding 50S ribosomal protein L20, protein MPRVKTGVTAHKRHKKVLGLTKGHRATYNSLYKRAHESMMHSLRYAYIHRRDRKGDMRKLWITRINAAARAHGVTYSQFMNGLKTSGIDINRKMLADMAVRDPEAFEKLLQMAQPA, encoded by the coding sequence TTGCCAAGAGTAAAAACAGGTGTAACCGCACATAAAAGACACAAAAAAGTACTTGGTTTAACCAAGGGACACAGAGCAACTTATAATTCTCTGTACAAGCGCGCTCATGAGTCGATGATGCATTCGTTAAGATATGCTTATATTCATCGCCGAGACCGCAAAGGTGATATGAGGAAACTTTGGATTACTCGTATCAATGCCGCCGCCAGAGCACACGGGGTAACTTACAGCCAGTTTATGAACGGGCTCAAAACTTCCGGTATTGATATTAACCGCAAGATGTTGGCCGATATGGCGGTTCGTGATCCCGAGGCTTTTGAGAAGTTGCTTCAAATGGCTCAGCCGGCCTAA
- a CDS encoding LemA family protein encodes MDIVLWVLLGIVVLLLLFYVLTYNGLVRLRNQVKNAWAQIDVQLKRRYDLIPNLMETVKGYMKHERETLEAVTSARNLAQKISDGGAAARSKAEGELTSALTRLLAVAENYPDLKANQNFLALQEELASTENKISFSRQFYNDSVLNYNNKIQMFPSNVVAGMSGFKTGEFFEVTAANEREAPRVSFN; translated from the coding sequence TTGGATATTGTACTTTGGGTTCTGCTGGGAATCGTAGTTTTATTGTTATTATTTTATGTACTTACCTATAACGGACTGGTACGCTTGCGTAACCAAGTCAAAAACGCTTGGGCACAGATTGATGTTCAATTAAAAAGAAGATATGACCTTATCCCTAACCTGATGGAGACGGTTAAAGGTTATATGAAACACGAAAGAGAAACTTTGGAAGCCGTAACCAGTGCCAGAAACCTGGCTCAGAAAATATCTGACGGGGGTGCTGCGGCACGTTCCAAAGCTGAAGGTGAATTAACTTCGGCACTGACCAGGCTGCTTGCTGTTGCAGAAAACTATCCCGATCTGAAAGCGAATCAGAACTTCTTGGCTTTACAAGAAGAACTGGCTTCAACCGAAAATAAAATCAGCTTTTCGCGCCAGTTTTATAACGATTCCGTTTTGAATTACAATAATAAGATTCAGATGTTCCCATCAAACGTTGTTGCCGGAATGAGCGGATTTAAAACGGGTGAATTTTTTGAAGTTACCGCCGCAAACGAGAGGGAAGCACCTCGAGTTAGTTTTAATTAA
- the thrS gene encoding threonine--tRNA ligase, protein MNNKIDAEEKDINNEVEKVRHSAAHIMAEAVLSIFPGAKFAIGPAIENGFYYDFELPRHLTPDDLSIITDKMNEVIAQDLPFRHDEITKDEARNIFQYQPYKIELIDGIEDEKVSIYRQGDFVDLCRGPHVDSTGKIKAFKLSSIAGAYWRGDEKNKMLQRIYGLAFNSQTELDDYLKKMEEAAKRDHRKLGKELDLFSVHEESGPGLVCWHPKGALIRSIIEDFWKAEHKKRGYDILYTPHIAKVDLWKTSGHWEFYRENMYSPMEIDEEEYVIKPMNCLYHILIYNSKLRSYRELPLRWAELGTVYRYERSGVLHGLSRVRGFTQDDAHIFCRFDQLEDEVVDVLDLATFMMDSFGFANYKIILSTRPEKYAGELKIWEEAETILVNALQRRNVDYSVDQGEGAFYGPKIDIKFEDAVGRSWQGPTIQVDFNNPQRFDMHYIGEDGKEHMVAMVHRTVLGSMERFMACLIEHYGGAFPVWLSPVQVAILPIADRHNDYAQKLASELKAKDLRVEVDYQQGTVNNKIRQAQAQKIPYMLIIGDKEADNGTVSVRFRNGEQKNGIPFEDFLNTAVDEAAVRA, encoded by the coding sequence ATGAATAATAAAATTGATGCAGAAGAGAAAGACATAAATAACGAGGTTGAAAAGGTGCGCCACTCGGCGGCGCATATTATGGCCGAGGCGGTTTTATCAATCTTCCCCGGTGCGAAATTTGCGATCGGGCCCGCTATTGAAAACGGTTTTTATTACGATTTTGAACTGCCGCGACATTTAACCCCGGATGATTTATCGATTATAACCGATAAAATGAATGAGGTTATCGCTCAGGACTTGCCCTTTAGGCATGATGAAATAACAAAAGACGAAGCCCGTAACATCTTTCAGTACCAGCCCTATAAAATCGAGCTTATTGACGGGATAGAAGACGAAAAGGTCAGTATTTATCGTCAGGGTGATTTTGTTGATTTATGCCGAGGCCCTCATGTTGATTCCACCGGTAAAATTAAGGCCTTTAAACTCTCAAGCATTGCCGGCGCCTATTGGCGCGGAGATGAAAAGAACAAAATGCTCCAGCGAATTTACGGCTTGGCTTTTAACTCCCAAACCGAACTCGACGACTATCTGAAAAAGATGGAAGAAGCCGCAAAAAGGGATCACAGAAAGCTGGGCAAGGAATTGGATCTTTTTAGTGTGCATGAAGAATCGGGGCCCGGGCTTGTTTGTTGGCACCCCAAAGGCGCCCTGATACGCAGTATAATCGAAGATTTTTGGAAAGCGGAACACAAAAAGCGCGGTTACGATATTCTCTACACGCCTCACATTGCCAAGGTAGACCTTTGGAAAACCAGCGGGCATTGGGAGTTTTACAGAGAAAATATGTACAGCCCGATGGAAATAGACGAAGAAGAATATGTGATTAAGCCGATGAACTGTCTTTATCACATTTTGATTTATAACAGTAAATTAAGAAGTTACCGTGAATTACCCCTGCGCTGGGCCGAACTTGGCACGGTTTACCGTTATGAGCGCTCAGGCGTACTGCATGGGCTATCCCGTGTAAGGGGTTTTACCCAAGACGACGCCCATATATTTTGCCGATTTGATCAATTAGAAGACGAAGTCGTGGATGTGCTTGATTTGGCAACTTTCATGATGGACTCATTCGGGTTTGCGAATTACAAGATAATCCTTTCCACCAGGCCGGAAAAGTATGCCGGTGAGCTTAAAATCTGGGAAGAAGCGGAAACTATTCTTGTTAATGCCCTCCAAAGAAGGAATGTGGATTACAGCGTTGACCAAGGGGAAGGCGCTTTTTACGGGCCGAAAATCGATATAAAATTTGAAGATGCAGTCGGCAGAAGCTGGCAGGGTCCGACAATTCAGGTCGATTTTAATAACCCCCAGCGTTTCGATATGCATTACATCGGCGAAGACGGTAAAGAACATATGGTTGCCATGGTGCATCGCACTGTGCTTGGCAGTATGGAACGCTTTATGGCCTGCCTGATTGAACATTACGGCGGGGCATTCCCTGTTTGGCTTTCCCCCGTTCAGGTTGCGATATTGCCGATTGCGGATCGACATAACGACTATGCCCAAAAACTGGCAAGTGAGTTAAAGGCTAAAGATTTAAGAGTGGAAGTCGATTATCAGCAGGGGACTGTGAACAATAAAATCAGACAGGCGCAGGCCCAAAAGATTCCGTATATGCTGATTATCGGGGATAAAGAGGCGGATAACGGTACTGTTTCGGTGCGTTTCAGAAACGGCGAACAGAAAAACGGCATCCCGTTTGAAGATTTTTTGAATACGGCTGTGGACGAAGCCGCTGTAAGGGCTTAA